From one Labeo rohita strain BAU-BD-2019 chromosome 8, IGBB_LRoh.1.0, whole genome shotgun sequence genomic stretch:
- the prxl2c gene encoding peroxiredoxin-like 2C isoform X1: protein MAAVRPITQQIARSVHESKPTSHDLCISDVSDCLIFDRHGVSKTFDSLFQHNKAIIIFVRNFLCYTCKEYVEDLGKIPQNMLQESNVRLVVIGQSSWCHIEGFCSLTGYPHEMYVDPERQIYKKLGMRRGETYMETPSSSPHVKSSLLVGSLKSMWHAMTSPVFDFQGDPLQQGGALIVGPGPEVHFAHFDMNRLDHMPINWLLQLAGVQTLDFSDSPKIIHI, encoded by the exons ATGGCTGCCGTTCGCCCGATAACGCAACAGATCGCTCGCTCTGTTCACGAGAGCAAACCCACTTCACACGATCTCTGCATCTCTGATGTCAGTGACTGTCTGATATTTGATCGGCACGGTGTCTCTAAAACCTTCGACAGTTTGTTTCAACACAACAAAGCGATCATTATTTTCGTCAGG AATTTCTTGTGCTACACATGCAAAGAATATGTGGAGGATTTGGGGAAAATACCTCAGAATATGTTGCAG GAATCGAATGTCAGATTGGTAGTGATTGGACAGTCATCATGGTGTCATATAGAG GGTTTCTGCTCTCTGACAGGCTATCCTCATGAAATGTATGTTGATCCGGAGagacaaatttacaaaaaacttGGAATGAGAAGAGGAGAGACATACATGGAAACAC CTTCCAGCAGTCCACATGTCAAATCCAGTTTGCTCGTCGGGAGTCTGAAGAGCATGTGGCATGCCATGACGAGCCCTGTCTTTGACTTCCAGGGAGATCCGCTGCAGCAAGGCGGAGCCCTGATTGTAGGCCCAG GTCCAGAGGttcattttgcacattttgacaTGAACCGGTTGGACCACATGCCCATCAACTGGTTGCTTCAATTAGCAGGTGTTCAAACGCTAGACTTCAGCGATTCACCCAAAATTATTCATATCTAA
- the cdc14b gene encoding dual specificity protein phosphatase CDC14B isoform X1, producing the protein MKRKSERRSESRKRLCASLRDKTESKSDIYLRITDQLYFAILHQKVKSTPERHCFCIDEELSYENFYADFGPLNLAMFYRFCCKLNKKLKSCALAKKTIVFYTCGDRKKQANAAYLIGSYAVMHLQKTPEEAYSLLASQNASYLPFRDASFGTCMYNLNIHDCLRAVYKALQFGWLDFSKFNVEEYEHYERAENGDFNWIIPGKFLAFSGPHPKSKIENGYPLHAPEAYFPYFRKHNITTIIRLNKKMYDAKRFTDMGFKHHDLFFVDGSTPNDAIVTKFLNICENADGAIAVHCKAGLGRTGTLIGCYMMKHFRLTAAEAIAWIRICRPGSIIGPQQNFVDEKQASLWEEGDLHRQKITEQENGLSKTAVAGILSGVEDISINGTNKNISQRKTTSEMHTEEEEEECGGLTQGDKLRALKSKRQSRASTGSISLEENTIHTKSTSKSLSSDKRKRTRASLGSNRTSSPLHSRLAKSLGSLHVTACEKDHVFSDVSAVANNNFIKQSNLKLLNPVNSQPHAAQRSLQLYGHSLSSLSS; encoded by the exons ATGAAGCGCAAGAGCGAACGACGGAGCGAGTCGAGGAAAAGACTCTGCGCGTCTCTGAGGGACAAGACGGAGTCCAAGAGCGACATTTACCTTCGTATCACAG ATCAGCTGTATTTTGCTATTCTTCATCAGAAGGTGAAAAGCACTCCTGAAAGGCACTGTTTCTGCATCGATGAAGAGCTTTCCTATGAGAA CTTCTATGCGGACTTTGGCCCGCTCAACCTGGCCATGTTTTATCGCTTCTGTTGCAAGCTCAACAAGAAGCTGAAG TCTTGTGCTCTTGCAAAGAAGACAATTGTGTTTTATACATGTGGTGACAGAAAGAAACAAGCCAATGCTGCGTATTTGATCGGCTCTTATGCT GTAATGCATCTACAGAAAACACCAGAAGAAGCATACAGCCTTCTGGCTTCTCAAAATGCATCTTATCTTCCTTTTCG AGATGCATCTTTTGGAACTTGCATGTACAATCTGAATATCCATGACTGTCTGCGGGCCGTTTACAAG GCTCTGCAGTTCGGCTGGCTGGATTTCTCAAAGTTTAATGTGGAGGAATATGAACATTATGAG aggGCTGAAAATGGAGATTTCAACTGGATAATTCCAGGAAAATTTTTGGCTTTCAGTGGCCCTCATCCAAAGAGCAAAATTGAGAATG GATACCCTCTTCATGCCCCTGAAGCATATTTCCCCTACTTCAGGAAGCACAACATCACCACCATCATCCGGCTCAACAAGAAAATGTACGACGCCAAGCGTTTCACAGACATGGGCTTCAAGCACCACGACTTGTTCTTTGTAGATGGCAGCACGCCCAACGACGCCATCGTCACCAAGTTCCTGAACATCTGCGAGAATGCTGATGGAGCCATTGCGGTCCACTGCAAAG CCGGTCTGGGTCGAACAGGGACACTGATTGGCTGTTACATGATGAAACACTTCCGACTGACGGCAGCTGAAGCCATCGCGTGGATCAGGATCTGTAGACCCGGTTCAATCATTGGACCTCAACAGAACTTCGTTGACGA AAAGCAGGCGAGTCTCTGGGAAGAGGGTGATTTGCACAGGCAAAAAATAACTGAGCAGGAAAACGGCTTGAGTAAAACAGCAGTGGCTGGAATCCTGTCTGGAGTGGAAGATATTTCCATCAACGGTACAAACAAGAATATTTCACAGAGAAAAACAACCTCTGAAATG CACactgaggaagaggaagaggagtgCGGTGGACTCACGCAAGGCGATAAACTAAGAGCTCTGAAGAGTAAGAGGCAGTCCAGAGCATCAACGGGTTCAATATC GTTAGAAGAAAATACTATTCATACTAAATCAACATCAAAGTCTTTAAG CTCcgataaaagaaaaagaacccGGGCTTCACTTGGATCCAACAGGACCAGTAG CCCTTTACATTCAAGGCTCGCTAAATCTTTAGGCAGCTTGCACGTAACGGCCTGTGAAAAGGATCACGTGTTTTCTGACGTTAGTGCTGTGGCCAACAATAATTTCATCAAGCAGTCGAACTTAAAGCTCTTAAACCCAGTGAACAGTCAGCCGCACGCGGCCCAGAGATCACTGCAGCTCTATGGCCACAGTCTGAGTTCCCTCAGCTCA TAA
- the cdc14b gene encoding dual specificity protein phosphatase CDC14B isoform X3, translating to MKRKSERRSESRKRLCASLRDKTESKSDIYLRITDQLYFAILHQKVKSTPERHCFCIDEELSYENFYADFGPLNLAMFYRFCCKLNKKLKSCALAKKTIVFYTCGDRKKQANAAYLIGSYAVMHLQKTPEEAYSLLASQNASYLPFRDASFGTCMYNLNIHDCLRAVYKALQFGWLDFSKFNVEEYEHYERAENGDFNWIIPGKFLAFSGPHPKSKIENGYPLHAPEAYFPYFRKHNITTIIRLNKKMYDAKRFTDMGFKHHDLFFVDGSTPNDAIVTKFLNICENADGAIAVHCKAGLGRTGTLIGCYMMKHFRLTAAEAIAWIRICRPGSIIGPQQNFVDEKQASLWEEGDLHRQKITEQENGLSKTAVAGILSGVEDISINGTNKNISQRKTTSEMHTEEEEEECGGLTQGDKLRALKSKRQSRASTGSISLEENTIHTKSTSKSLSSDKRKRTRASLGSNRTSRRSLSRRRKVLHAMPSVRFQKPCNSISKARAPLLR from the exons ATGAAGCGCAAGAGCGAACGACGGAGCGAGTCGAGGAAAAGACTCTGCGCGTCTCTGAGGGACAAGACGGAGTCCAAGAGCGACATTTACCTTCGTATCACAG ATCAGCTGTATTTTGCTATTCTTCATCAGAAGGTGAAAAGCACTCCTGAAAGGCACTGTTTCTGCATCGATGAAGAGCTTTCCTATGAGAA CTTCTATGCGGACTTTGGCCCGCTCAACCTGGCCATGTTTTATCGCTTCTGTTGCAAGCTCAACAAGAAGCTGAAG TCTTGTGCTCTTGCAAAGAAGACAATTGTGTTTTATACATGTGGTGACAGAAAGAAACAAGCCAATGCTGCGTATTTGATCGGCTCTTATGCT GTAATGCATCTACAGAAAACACCAGAAGAAGCATACAGCCTTCTGGCTTCTCAAAATGCATCTTATCTTCCTTTTCG AGATGCATCTTTTGGAACTTGCATGTACAATCTGAATATCCATGACTGTCTGCGGGCCGTTTACAAG GCTCTGCAGTTCGGCTGGCTGGATTTCTCAAAGTTTAATGTGGAGGAATATGAACATTATGAG aggGCTGAAAATGGAGATTTCAACTGGATAATTCCAGGAAAATTTTTGGCTTTCAGTGGCCCTCATCCAAAGAGCAAAATTGAGAATG GATACCCTCTTCATGCCCCTGAAGCATATTTCCCCTACTTCAGGAAGCACAACATCACCACCATCATCCGGCTCAACAAGAAAATGTACGACGCCAAGCGTTTCACAGACATGGGCTTCAAGCACCACGACTTGTTCTTTGTAGATGGCAGCACGCCCAACGACGCCATCGTCACCAAGTTCCTGAACATCTGCGAGAATGCTGATGGAGCCATTGCGGTCCACTGCAAAG CCGGTCTGGGTCGAACAGGGACACTGATTGGCTGTTACATGATGAAACACTTCCGACTGACGGCAGCTGAAGCCATCGCGTGGATCAGGATCTGTAGACCCGGTTCAATCATTGGACCTCAACAGAACTTCGTTGACGA AAAGCAGGCGAGTCTCTGGGAAGAGGGTGATTTGCACAGGCAAAAAATAACTGAGCAGGAAAACGGCTTGAGTAAAACAGCAGTGGCTGGAATCCTGTCTGGAGTGGAAGATATTTCCATCAACGGTACAAACAAGAATATTTCACAGAGAAAAACAACCTCTGAAATG CACactgaggaagaggaagaggagtgCGGTGGACTCACGCAAGGCGATAAACTAAGAGCTCTGAAGAGTAAGAGGCAGTCCAGAGCATCAACGGGTTCAATATC GTTAGAAGAAAATACTATTCATACTAAATCAACATCAAAGTCTTTAAG CTCcgataaaagaaaaagaacccGGGCTTCACTTGGATCCAACAGGACCAGTAG ACGATCTCTGTCCAGAAGAAGGAAAGTGCTTCACGCAATGCCATCGGTGCGCTTTCAGAAACCATG TAACTCCATCTCCAAAGCTCGAGCTCCTCTCCTGCGCTGA
- the cdc14b gene encoding dual specificity protein phosphatase CDC14B isoform X4, whose protein sequence is MKRKSERRSESRKRLCASLRDKTESKSDIYLRITDQLYFAILHQKVKSTPERHCFCIDEELSYENFYADFGPLNLAMFYRFCCKLNKKLKSCALAKKTIVFYTCGDRKKQANAAYLIGSYAVMHLQKTPEEAYSLLASQNASYLPFRDASFGTCMYNLNIHDCLRAVYKALQFGWLDFSKFNVEEYEHYERAENGDFNWIIPGKFLAFSGPHPKSKIENGYPLHAPEAYFPYFRKHNITTIIRLNKKMYDAKRFTDMGFKHHDLFFVDGSTPNDAIVTKFLNICENADGAIAVHCKAGLGRTGTLIGCYMMKHFRLTAAEAIAWIRICRPGSIIGPQQNFVDEKQASLWEEGDLHRQKITEQENGLSKTAVAGILSGVEDISINGTNKNISQRKTTSEMHTEEEEEECGGLTQGDKLRALKSKRQSRASTGSISLEENTIHTKSTSKSLSSDKRKRTRASLGSNRTSSNSISKARAPLLR, encoded by the exons ATGAAGCGCAAGAGCGAACGACGGAGCGAGTCGAGGAAAAGACTCTGCGCGTCTCTGAGGGACAAGACGGAGTCCAAGAGCGACATTTACCTTCGTATCACAG ATCAGCTGTATTTTGCTATTCTTCATCAGAAGGTGAAAAGCACTCCTGAAAGGCACTGTTTCTGCATCGATGAAGAGCTTTCCTATGAGAA CTTCTATGCGGACTTTGGCCCGCTCAACCTGGCCATGTTTTATCGCTTCTGTTGCAAGCTCAACAAGAAGCTGAAG TCTTGTGCTCTTGCAAAGAAGACAATTGTGTTTTATACATGTGGTGACAGAAAGAAACAAGCCAATGCTGCGTATTTGATCGGCTCTTATGCT GTAATGCATCTACAGAAAACACCAGAAGAAGCATACAGCCTTCTGGCTTCTCAAAATGCATCTTATCTTCCTTTTCG AGATGCATCTTTTGGAACTTGCATGTACAATCTGAATATCCATGACTGTCTGCGGGCCGTTTACAAG GCTCTGCAGTTCGGCTGGCTGGATTTCTCAAAGTTTAATGTGGAGGAATATGAACATTATGAG aggGCTGAAAATGGAGATTTCAACTGGATAATTCCAGGAAAATTTTTGGCTTTCAGTGGCCCTCATCCAAAGAGCAAAATTGAGAATG GATACCCTCTTCATGCCCCTGAAGCATATTTCCCCTACTTCAGGAAGCACAACATCACCACCATCATCCGGCTCAACAAGAAAATGTACGACGCCAAGCGTTTCACAGACATGGGCTTCAAGCACCACGACTTGTTCTTTGTAGATGGCAGCACGCCCAACGACGCCATCGTCACCAAGTTCCTGAACATCTGCGAGAATGCTGATGGAGCCATTGCGGTCCACTGCAAAG CCGGTCTGGGTCGAACAGGGACACTGATTGGCTGTTACATGATGAAACACTTCCGACTGACGGCAGCTGAAGCCATCGCGTGGATCAGGATCTGTAGACCCGGTTCAATCATTGGACCTCAACAGAACTTCGTTGACGA AAAGCAGGCGAGTCTCTGGGAAGAGGGTGATTTGCACAGGCAAAAAATAACTGAGCAGGAAAACGGCTTGAGTAAAACAGCAGTGGCTGGAATCCTGTCTGGAGTGGAAGATATTTCCATCAACGGTACAAACAAGAATATTTCACAGAGAAAAACAACCTCTGAAATG CACactgaggaagaggaagaggagtgCGGTGGACTCACGCAAGGCGATAAACTAAGAGCTCTGAAGAGTAAGAGGCAGTCCAGAGCATCAACGGGTTCAATATC GTTAGAAGAAAATACTATTCATACTAAATCAACATCAAAGTCTTTAAG CTCcgataaaagaaaaagaacccGGGCTTCACTTGGATCCAACAGGACCAGTAG TAACTCCATCTCCAAAGCTCGAGCTCCTCTCCTGCGCTGA
- the cdc14b gene encoding dual specificity protein phosphatase CDC14B isoform X2, whose translation MLRNNVTIETCDLSNCIEFIKDQLYFAILHQKVKSTPERHCFCIDEELSYENFYADFGPLNLAMFYRFCCKLNKKLKSCALAKKTIVFYTCGDRKKQANAAYLIGSYAVMHLQKTPEEAYSLLASQNASYLPFRDASFGTCMYNLNIHDCLRAVYKALQFGWLDFSKFNVEEYEHYERAENGDFNWIIPGKFLAFSGPHPKSKIENGYPLHAPEAYFPYFRKHNITTIIRLNKKMYDAKRFTDMGFKHHDLFFVDGSTPNDAIVTKFLNICENADGAIAVHCKAGLGRTGTLIGCYMMKHFRLTAAEAIAWIRICRPGSIIGPQQNFVDEKQASLWEEGDLHRQKITEQENGLSKTAVAGILSGVEDISINGTNKNISQRKTTSEMHTEEEEEECGGLTQGDKLRALKSKRQSRASTGSISLEENTIHTKSTSKSLSSDKRKRTRASLGSNRTSSPLHSRLAKSLGSLHVTACEKDHVFSDVSAVANNNFIKQSNLKLLNPVNSQPHAAQRSLQLYGHSLSSLSS comes from the exons ATGCTTCGGAACAACGTTACAATAGAAACCTGCGATCTGTCAAACTGCATCGAGTTCATTAAAg ATCAGCTGTATTTTGCTATTCTTCATCAGAAGGTGAAAAGCACTCCTGAAAGGCACTGTTTCTGCATCGATGAAGAGCTTTCCTATGAGAA CTTCTATGCGGACTTTGGCCCGCTCAACCTGGCCATGTTTTATCGCTTCTGTTGCAAGCTCAACAAGAAGCTGAAG TCTTGTGCTCTTGCAAAGAAGACAATTGTGTTTTATACATGTGGTGACAGAAAGAAACAAGCCAATGCTGCGTATTTGATCGGCTCTTATGCT GTAATGCATCTACAGAAAACACCAGAAGAAGCATACAGCCTTCTGGCTTCTCAAAATGCATCTTATCTTCCTTTTCG AGATGCATCTTTTGGAACTTGCATGTACAATCTGAATATCCATGACTGTCTGCGGGCCGTTTACAAG GCTCTGCAGTTCGGCTGGCTGGATTTCTCAAAGTTTAATGTGGAGGAATATGAACATTATGAG aggGCTGAAAATGGAGATTTCAACTGGATAATTCCAGGAAAATTTTTGGCTTTCAGTGGCCCTCATCCAAAGAGCAAAATTGAGAATG GATACCCTCTTCATGCCCCTGAAGCATATTTCCCCTACTTCAGGAAGCACAACATCACCACCATCATCCGGCTCAACAAGAAAATGTACGACGCCAAGCGTTTCACAGACATGGGCTTCAAGCACCACGACTTGTTCTTTGTAGATGGCAGCACGCCCAACGACGCCATCGTCACCAAGTTCCTGAACATCTGCGAGAATGCTGATGGAGCCATTGCGGTCCACTGCAAAG CCGGTCTGGGTCGAACAGGGACACTGATTGGCTGTTACATGATGAAACACTTCCGACTGACGGCAGCTGAAGCCATCGCGTGGATCAGGATCTGTAGACCCGGTTCAATCATTGGACCTCAACAGAACTTCGTTGACGA AAAGCAGGCGAGTCTCTGGGAAGAGGGTGATTTGCACAGGCAAAAAATAACTGAGCAGGAAAACGGCTTGAGTAAAACAGCAGTGGCTGGAATCCTGTCTGGAGTGGAAGATATTTCCATCAACGGTACAAACAAGAATATTTCACAGAGAAAAACAACCTCTGAAATG CACactgaggaagaggaagaggagtgCGGTGGACTCACGCAAGGCGATAAACTAAGAGCTCTGAAGAGTAAGAGGCAGTCCAGAGCATCAACGGGTTCAATATC GTTAGAAGAAAATACTATTCATACTAAATCAACATCAAAGTCTTTAAG CTCcgataaaagaaaaagaacccGGGCTTCACTTGGATCCAACAGGACCAGTAG CCCTTTACATTCAAGGCTCGCTAAATCTTTAGGCAGCTTGCACGTAACGGCCTGTGAAAAGGATCACGTGTTTTCTGACGTTAGTGCTGTGGCCAACAATAATTTCATCAAGCAGTCGAACTTAAAGCTCTTAAACCCAGTGAACAGTCAGCCGCACGCGGCCCAGAGATCACTGCAGCTCTATGGCCACAGTCTGAGTTCCCTCAGCTCA TAA
- the prxl2c gene encoding peroxiredoxin-like 2C isoform X2 encodes MAAVRPITQQIARSVHESKPTSHDLCISDVSDCLIFDRHGVSKTFDSLFQHNKAIIIFVRNFLCYTCKEYVEDLGKIPQNMLQESNVRLVVIGQSSWCHIEGFCSLTGYPHEMYVDPERQIYKKLGMRRGETYMETPSSSPHVKSSLLVGSLKSMWHAMTSPVFDFQGDPLQQGGALIVQRFILHILT; translated from the exons ATGGCTGCCGTTCGCCCGATAACGCAACAGATCGCTCGCTCTGTTCACGAGAGCAAACCCACTTCACACGATCTCTGCATCTCTGATGTCAGTGACTGTCTGATATTTGATCGGCACGGTGTCTCTAAAACCTTCGACAGTTTGTTTCAACACAACAAAGCGATCATTATTTTCGTCAGG AATTTCTTGTGCTACACATGCAAAGAATATGTGGAGGATTTGGGGAAAATACCTCAGAATATGTTGCAG GAATCGAATGTCAGATTGGTAGTGATTGGACAGTCATCATGGTGTCATATAGAG GGTTTCTGCTCTCTGACAGGCTATCCTCATGAAATGTATGTTGATCCGGAGagacaaatttacaaaaaacttGGAATGAGAAGAGGAGAGACATACATGGAAACAC CTTCCAGCAGTCCACATGTCAAATCCAGTTTGCTCGTCGGGAGTCTGAAGAGCATGTGGCATGCCATGACGAGCCCTGTCTTTGACTTCCAGGGAGATCCGCTGCAGCAAGGCGGAGCCCTGATT GTCCAGAGGttcattttgcacattttgacaTGA